From Bradyrhizobium sp. NDS-1, the proteins below share one genomic window:
- the scpA gene encoding methylmalonyl-CoA mutase — protein sequence MSRIPNFADVAFERAATAAPSGSAEPWLTPEGILVQPAYGEADLAGLDFLETYPGIAPYLRGPYPTMYVNQPWTVRQYAGFSTAEDSNAFYRRNLAAGQKGLSVAFDLATHRGYDSDHPRVGGDVGMAGVAIDSIYDMRTLFAGIPLDQMSVSMTMNGAVLPILALYVAAAEEQGVPPEKLSGTIQNDILKEFMVRNTYIYPPAPSMRIISDIFAYTSQKMPKYNSISISGYHMQEAGATQDLELAYTLADGVEYLRAGLAAGLDVDRFAPRLSFFWAIGMNFFMEVAKLRAARLLWAKLLRPFNPRDPRSLSLRTHSQTSGWSLTAQDVFNNVMRTTVEAMAATQGHTQSLHTNALDEALALPTDFSARIARNTQLFLQQESGTTRIIDPWGGSYYVERLTRDLAAKAWGHIQEVEELGGMAKAIEAGLPKLRIEEASAKTQARIDAGKQAVIGVNKYKPTDEDKIEILKVDNTNVRRLQIDKLTRLKSERNQKDVDAALAAITRSAGEGNGNLLALAIDAARAKATVGEISDAMEKVFGRHRAEIKSITGVYKREASSMGNQVEKVQALIDAFEEAEGRRPRILVAKIGQDGHDRGQKVIASAFADIGFDVDIGPLFATADEAARQAVENDVHILGVSSLAAAHLTAVPELKAALKKQGRDDIMIIVGGVVPPQDYDALYAAGAEAIFPPGTVIAEAAEELIRKLNARLGHSEAAE from the coding sequence ATGAGCCGCATTCCCAATTTCGCTGATGTTGCCTTCGAGCGAGCCGCCACCGCCGCACCATCAGGCAGTGCCGAACCGTGGCTGACGCCGGAGGGCATTCTGGTGCAGCCTGCTTATGGCGAGGCTGATCTTGCCGGGCTCGATTTCCTCGAGACCTATCCGGGCATCGCGCCTTACCTGCGCGGCCCCTACCCGACCATGTATGTCAACCAGCCCTGGACGGTCCGGCAATATGCCGGCTTCTCCACGGCGGAGGATTCCAACGCGTTCTACCGCCGCAACCTGGCGGCCGGACAGAAGGGCCTCTCGGTCGCCTTCGATCTCGCCACCCACCGCGGCTATGACTCAGACCATCCGCGTGTCGGCGGCGACGTCGGCATGGCCGGTGTTGCCATCGATTCCATCTACGACATGCGCACGCTTTTCGCGGGCATTCCGCTCGACCAGATGAGCGTGTCGATGACCATGAACGGCGCGGTGCTGCCGATCCTCGCGCTCTACGTCGCTGCCGCCGAGGAACAGGGCGTGCCGCCGGAGAAGCTGTCGGGCACCATTCAGAACGACATTCTGAAAGAGTTCATGGTGCGCAACACCTACATCTATCCGCCCGCGCCCTCGATGCGGATCATCTCGGACATTTTTGCTTACACCTCTCAGAAGATGCCGAAGTATAATTCGATCTCGATCTCCGGCTACCACATGCAGGAGGCCGGTGCGACGCAGGACCTCGAGCTCGCCTATACGCTCGCCGACGGCGTCGAATATCTGCGCGCCGGCCTTGCCGCAGGCCTCGACGTCGACCGCTTCGCGCCGCGCCTGTCGTTCTTCTGGGCGATCGGCATGAACTTCTTTATGGAAGTCGCCAAGCTGCGCGCCGCGCGCCTGCTGTGGGCGAAGCTGTTGAGGCCGTTCAACCCCAGGGATCCGCGTTCGCTCTCGCTGCGCACGCATTCCCAAACCTCTGGCTGGTCGCTCACGGCGCAGGACGTCTTCAACAACGTGATGCGCACCACCGTCGAGGCGATGGCGGCGACGCAAGGCCATACCCAATCGCTGCACACCAACGCGCTCGACGAAGCGCTGGCGCTGCCGACCGATTTCTCGGCGCGCATCGCCCGCAATACCCAGCTGTTCCTTCAGCAGGAGAGCGGCACCACCCGCATCATCGACCCCTGGGGCGGCTCATATTATGTCGAGCGGCTGACGCGCGACCTCGCGGCCAAGGCGTGGGGCCACATTCAGGAGGTCGAGGAGCTCGGCGGCATGGCCAAGGCGATCGAGGCCGGCCTGCCGAAGCTGCGTATCGAAGAGGCCTCGGCCAAGACGCAGGCCCGCATCGATGCCGGCAAGCAGGCGGTGATCGGCGTCAACAAGTACAAGCCGACCGACGAGGACAAGATCGAAATCCTCAAGGTCGACAACACCAACGTCCGCCGCTTGCAGATCGACAAGCTGACGCGGCTGAAGAGCGAGCGCAACCAGAAGGACGTCGATGCCGCGCTCGCCGCGATCACGCGGTCGGCCGGTGAAGGCAACGGCAATCTGCTGGCGCTCGCCATCGACGCGGCCCGCGCCAAGGCGACCGTCGGCGAAATTTCGGACGCGATGGAGAAGGTGTTCGGCCGTCACCGCGCCGAGATCAAATCCATCACCGGCGTCTACAAGCGGGAGGCGTCCAGCATGGGCAACCAGGTCGAGAAGGTTCAGGCGCTGATCGACGCGTTCGAGGAGGCGGAGGGCCGCCGCCCACGCATCCTGGTCGCCAAGATCGGCCAGGACGGCCACGACCGCGGCCAGAAGGTGATCGCGTCCGCGTTTGCCGATATCGGCTTCGACGTCGACATCGGGCCGCTGTTCGCGACCGCGGATGAGGCCGCGCGGCAGGCGGTCGAGAACGACGTGCACATCCTCGGCGTCTCCTCGCTCGCCGCCGCCCATCTCACCGCCGTGCCGGAGCTGAAGGCCGCGCTGAAGAAGCAGGGCCGCGACGACATCATGATCATCGTCGGCGGCGTGGTGCCGCCGCAGGATTACGACGCGCTCTACGCCGCCGGCGCCGAGGCGATCTTCCCGCCGGGCACGGTGATCGCAGAAGCCGCCGAGGAGCTGATCCGCAAGCTCAACGCGCGGCTGGGGCATAGCGAGGCGGCGGAGTAG
- a CDS encoding RsiV family protein → MFMRALAVVTVCSALFGPALAADPKPDAVINNKSIEARVFLDDRIKADAALAADCLAEGKKWLDKNAAEAAASRKADPQFFKEGGWDFERKYETRSVVADRYVSVLRNDYMNTRGAHPNSDVNTILWDKTDNKRISIRPFFTETADNGATMKAMVKAIITSLKAEKKKRDASETATDEWFKESKPTLLKIGAVTLAPSTEAGKSSGLTFHYPPYAVGPYAEGEYVAFVSWETLKPYLTAEGNRIFGGARPKGDADEP, encoded by the coding sequence ATGTTCATGCGCGCGCTCGCTGTCGTCACGGTTTGTAGCGCGCTGTTCGGTCCCGCCCTCGCCGCCGACCCCAAGCCCGACGCCGTCATCAACAACAAAAGTATCGAGGCGCGCGTGTTCCTCGACGATAGGATCAAGGCTGATGCGGCACTCGCGGCCGATTGCCTGGCCGAGGGCAAGAAATGGCTCGACAAGAACGCGGCCGAAGCTGCCGCCTCACGCAAAGCCGATCCGCAGTTCTTTAAAGAAGGCGGTTGGGATTTTGAGCGCAAATATGAAACGCGCTCCGTCGTCGCCGATCGCTATGTCAGCGTCCTCCGCAACGACTACATGAACACTCGCGGCGCGCATCCCAATTCGGACGTGAACACGATCCTGTGGGACAAGACCGACAACAAGCGCATCTCGATTCGGCCGTTCTTCACCGAGACCGCCGACAACGGCGCGACCATGAAGGCGATGGTGAAGGCCATCATCACCTCGCTGAAAGCCGAGAAGAAGAAGCGCGACGCCAGCGAGACCGCAACCGACGAATGGTTCAAGGAGTCGAAACCGACCCTGCTGAAGATCGGCGCGGTGACGCTCGCGCCGTCAACTGAAGCCGGAAAGAGCTCCGGCCTCACCTTCCACTACCCACCCTACGCCGTCGGTCCCTATGCCGAGGGCGAGTACGTCGCCTTCGTGTCCTGGGAGACGCTGAAGCCTTACCTTACAGCGGAAGGCAACCGCATCTTCGGCGGCGCGCGGCCCAAGGGCGATGCGGACGAGCCGTGA
- a CDS encoding SRPBCC family protein: MDIECLPAAPVTPGALVNGDILVGFAASPQGSATNEIAMLCENGMPIGWAVGNRVGFARTRRQSARATKAKGKPSMTQAYYSAVLDRPLDEIWSLIRDFNNYPAYIDGVSESVIEDDKRGDEVGAIRRFCYLGNWIRQSLVDHSDHQHSLTYAGLEALPYPEDDGSRMPAPTRYQGTMHLRPITEGDRTLIEWSVDLETEPADADRWQALFASWIPSWTDSLARTLARAG, encoded by the coding sequence TTGGACATTGAATGCCTCCCAGCGGCGCCCGTGACGCCGGGCGCTCTTGTCAATGGCGACATTCTAGTCGGCTTTGCAGCGTCGCCGCAAGGTAGCGCTACCAACGAGATCGCCATGCTGTGTGAAAATGGCATGCCCATCGGATGGGCAGTCGGAAATCGGGTGGGTTTTGCCCGCACGCGCCGTCAATCTGCGCGCGCAACGAAAGCCAAAGGCAAGCCATCCATGACCCAAGCCTATTACAGCGCCGTGCTGGACCGCCCGCTGGACGAAATCTGGTCGCTGATCCGCGATTTCAACAATTATCCCGCTTATATCGACGGCGTCAGCGAGAGCGTGATCGAAGACGACAAGCGCGGCGACGAAGTCGGCGCCATCAGGCGCTTCTGCTATCTCGGCAATTGGATTCGCCAGAGCCTGGTCGATCACTCGGACCATCAGCACAGCCTGACCTATGCCGGTCTTGAAGCGCTGCCGTACCCGGAAGACGACGGAAGCCGGATGCCGGCGCCGACGCGTTATCAAGGCACCATGCATCTGCGCCCGATCACCGAGGGCGACCGCACGCTCATCGAATGGTCGGTCGACCTCGAAACAGAGCCCGCGGACGCCGATCGCTGGCAAGCGTTGTTTGCGTCCTGGATTCCCAGTTGGACGGATTCGCTTGCGCGGACGCTGGCTCGGGCCGGTTAG
- a CDS encoding tripartite tricarboxylate transporter substrate binding protein — MSKISRRTFAASTAAVAASAAFGFKPALAQAYPARPVTVIVPWGAGGGTDATARIVAALLEKDLGQPFNVVNRTGGSGVVGHSAIATAQPDGYTIGMLTVEISMMHWQGLTELTPKSYTPLALMNEDPPGIQVSSSSPYKTVKELADAIKAAPPGKFKASGTGQGGIWHLALVGWMQAMGLPANQVAWVPSNGAAPAMQDLAAGGLDLTTCSVPEARAIIEAGKARSLAIMAPARNPIFKDVPTLKEAMGIDYATGAWRGIGAPKNLPPEIATKLTAALKKVYDSAEFKDFMSNRGFGTVWGDAAHFAGFMDKGDAQMGEAMKAAGLSKA, encoded by the coding sequence ATGTCCAAGATTTCGCGCCGCACCTTTGCGGCTTCGACGGCCGCAGTCGCCGCATCCGCCGCTTTCGGATTCAAGCCTGCACTCGCACAAGCCTATCCGGCCCGGCCGGTCACAGTGATCGTGCCCTGGGGCGCCGGCGGTGGAACCGATGCGACCGCGCGCATCGTCGCGGCGCTGCTGGAAAAGGACCTCGGCCAGCCCTTCAACGTGGTCAATCGCACCGGCGGCTCCGGCGTCGTCGGCCACAGTGCGATCGCGACCGCGCAGCCCGACGGCTACACCATCGGCATGCTCACCGTCGAAATCTCGATGATGCACTGGCAGGGCCTCACCGAGCTGACGCCGAAGAGCTACACGCCGCTGGCGCTGATGAACGAGGACCCGCCCGGCATCCAGGTCTCCTCGTCCTCGCCGTACAAGACGGTCAAGGAACTCGCCGACGCGATCAAGGCGGCGCCTCCCGGCAAGTTCAAGGCCTCGGGCACCGGCCAGGGCGGCATCTGGCATCTGGCGCTGGTCGGCTGGATGCAGGCGATGGGCCTGCCCGCCAACCAGGTCGCCTGGGTGCCCTCGAACGGCGCGGCGCCGGCGATGCAGGATCTCGCCGCCGGCGGTCTCGACCTCACCACCTGCTCGGTGCCGGAGGCGCGCGCGATCATCGAGGCGGGCAAGGCCAGGAGCCTCGCCATCATGGCGCCGGCGCGCAACCCGATCTTCAAGGACGTGCCGACGCTGAAGGAGGCGATGGGCATCGACTACGCCACCGGCGCCTGGCGCGGCATCGGCGCGCCGAAGAACCTGCCGCCGGAAATCGCAACGAAGCTCACCGCGGCCCTGAAGAAGGTCTACGACTCCGCCGAGTTCAAGGACTTCATGAGCAACCGCGGCTTCGGCACCGTGTGGGGCGATGCGGCCCATTTCGCCGGCTTCATGGACAAGGGGGACGCCCAGATGGGCGAGGCGATGAAGGCGGCGGGCCTGAGCAAGGCGTGA
- a CDS encoding tripartite tricarboxylate transporter TctB family protein → MRLPDSVTGSFLVALGAAAAYGGWILPPVPGQPVGPNVFPLVIGCGLALCGLAIVFGIGRSFEEEEALVPFENGQAAAPPPQGKLYGLRALLPPALLLFYVFAADRLGFIITAAIMVYVTSTALGARWKLALPLAALSPFAIHLIFGKLLRVPLPAGLLPAPW, encoded by the coding sequence ATGCGTCTTCCCGACTCCGTCACGGGATCGTTTCTCGTCGCGCTCGGTGCGGCGGCCGCCTATGGGGGCTGGATCTTGCCGCCAGTGCCGGGGCAACCGGTCGGCCCCAACGTATTTCCGCTGGTGATCGGCTGCGGCCTTGCATTGTGCGGGCTCGCGATCGTGTTCGGCATCGGCCGCTCCTTCGAGGAGGAGGAAGCGCTCGTCCCGTTCGAGAACGGCCAGGCCGCAGCGCCGCCCCCGCAAGGCAAGCTCTACGGCCTGCGTGCGCTGCTGCCGCCGGCGCTGCTGCTGTTCTACGTCTTCGCGGCGGACCGGCTCGGCTTCATCATCACCGCGGCGATCATGGTCTACGTCACCTCGACCGCATTAGGGGCCAGGTGGAAGCTGGCGCTGCCGCTCGCGGCGCTTTCGCCGTTCGCCATCCACCTCATCTTCGGCAAGCTGCTCCGCGTACCGCTGCCCGCCGGCCTGTTACCGGCGCCCTGGTGA
- a CDS encoding tripartite tricarboxylate transporter permease, with the protein MLKTLIDAFALISTWEVIISMFAASVYGLVIGSLPGLSATMATALLVPVTFYLSPIAAIATIVAASSMAIFSGDIPGALLRIPGTPASAAYADEAYAMTRKGQAELALGAGVWFSAIGGIAGVLSLMILAPPLAEIALSFSTFEYFWLALLGLMCATLVARSSPVKAIAGMFIGLLVACIGIENPGGVPRFTFGLTDLFGGIEPIPALVGVFAVAQVMRAMLTPEPPPLPRRKFGSILAGQWKLTKLYRWQMTRGNIVGIIIGVLPGAGADMAAWVSYAMSKRFSKEPEKFGTGHVEGLVEAGASNNASIASGWVPSLLFGIPGDTIAAIAIGVLYMKGLNPGPTLFTEKASSMYAIYLMFIIANIMMIPLGIAMIRVAAYILLAPRSAIMPIIMLCCAVGSFAIGNNMFGVVTVAAFGVIGYVMEANGYPVAAMVLGIVMGTMVEQAFVTSLIKSDGSILPFFERPVAAILAAMAIGALLWPVMVWVWRKVKQPQTAAAASR; encoded by the coding sequence ATGCTGAAAACCCTGATTGATGCTTTCGCGCTGATCTCCACCTGGGAGGTCATCATCTCGATGTTCGCTGCGTCCGTGTATGGCCTCGTGATCGGCTCGCTGCCGGGCCTGTCGGCGACGATGGCGACCGCCCTGCTCGTCCCCGTCACTTTCTACCTGTCCCCGATCGCGGCGATCGCAACCATCGTCGCGGCCTCCTCGATGGCGATCTTCTCCGGCGACATTCCCGGCGCGCTGCTGCGCATTCCCGGCACGCCGGCGTCTGCCGCCTATGCCGACGAGGCCTACGCCATGACGCGCAAGGGTCAGGCCGAGCTCGCGCTCGGTGCCGGCGTGTGGTTCTCCGCAATCGGCGGCATCGCCGGGGTGCTGTCGCTGATGATCCTGGCGCCGCCGCTGGCCGAAATCGCGCTGTCGTTCTCGACCTTCGAATATTTCTGGCTGGCGCTGCTCGGCCTGATGTGCGCCACTTTGGTCGCGCGTTCCTCGCCGGTGAAGGCGATCGCGGGCATGTTCATCGGCCTCCTGGTGGCCTGCATCGGTATCGAGAATCCCGGCGGGGTGCCGCGCTTCACCTTCGGCCTCACCGATCTGTTCGGCGGCATCGAGCCGATTCCGGCGCTGGTCGGCGTGTTCGCGGTGGCGCAGGTGATGCGCGCGATGCTCACGCCCGAGCCGCCGCCGCTGCCGCGGCGAAAATTCGGAAGCATCCTGGCCGGCCAGTGGAAGCTGACCAAGCTGTATCGCTGGCAGATGACGCGCGGGAACATCGTCGGCATCATCATCGGCGTGCTGCCCGGCGCCGGCGCCGACATGGCCGCCTGGGTCTCCTATGCGATGTCGAAACGCTTCTCGAAGGAGCCGGAGAAGTTCGGCACCGGCCATGTCGAGGGCCTGGTCGAGGCCGGCGCCAGCAACAATGCCAGCATCGCCTCCGGCTGGGTGCCGTCGCTGCTGTTCGGCATCCCCGGCGACACCATCGCCGCGATCGCGATCGGCGTGCTCTACATGAAGGGCCTCAATCCCGGCCCGACGCTCTTCACCGAAAAGGCGTCGAGCATGTACGCGATCTATCTGATGTTCATCATCGCGAACATCATGATGATTCCGCTCGGCATCGCCATGATCCGCGTCGCGGCCTACATCCTGCTGGCGCCGCGCTCCGCCATCATGCCGATCATCATGCTGTGCTGTGCGGTCGGCTCGTTCGCGATCGGCAACAACATGTTCGGCGTCGTCACCGTCGCCGCCTTCGGCGTGATCGGCTACGTCATGGAAGCGAACGGCTATCCCGTCGCCGCCATGGTGCTCGGCATCGTCATGGGCACCATGGTCGAGCAGGCCTTCGTCACCTCGCTGATCAAGTCCGACGGCAGCATCTTGCCGTTCTTCGAACGCCCGGTCGCCGCGATCCTCGCCGCCATGGCCATCGGCGCCCTGCTGTGGCCGGTGATGGTGTGGGTGTGGCGTAAGGTGAAACAGCCGCAGACGGCGGCGGCAGCATCCCGGTGA
- the meaB gene encoding methylmalonyl Co-A mutase-associated GTPase MeaB has product MIEKKAPPDIKTIARELRAGSRAALARAITLVESRRPDHQALARELVQMLLPDTGKAFRVGITGSPGVGKSTTIDALGTYLIEQGHKVAVLAVDPSSARSGGSILGDKTRMARLSASDDAFIRPSPSSGTLGGVAAKTREAMLLCEAAGFGVVLVETVGIGQSETAVCDMTDFFLALMLPGGGDELQGIKKGLVELADMIAINKADGDNLKRARITAADYRGALHILSPRSEHWHPPVETYSALTGDGIAEIWQKILDHRKAMNASGDFAARRRDQQVKWMWSMLEQRMLARLRSEASVRTKVKKIEAEVAEGHLTPALAAERILELLK; this is encoded by the coding sequence ATGATCGAGAAGAAAGCCCCGCCGGACATCAAGACCATCGCCAGGGAGCTGCGCGCCGGCAGCCGCGCCGCCCTTGCGCGCGCCATCACGCTGGTGGAGAGCCGGCGCCCTGACCACCAGGCGCTGGCGCGGGAGCTGGTGCAGATGCTGCTGCCCGACACCGGCAAGGCGTTCCGCGTCGGCATCACGGGATCGCCGGGCGTCGGAAAATCCACCACCATCGACGCGCTCGGCACCTATCTCATCGAGCAGGGCCACAAGGTCGCGGTGCTCGCGGTCGATCCGTCCTCGGCGCGCAGCGGCGGCTCGATCCTCGGCGACAAGACGCGGATGGCGCGGCTGTCCGCCTCGGACGATGCGTTCATCCGGCCTTCGCCGTCCTCGGGCACGCTCGGCGGCGTTGCGGCCAAGACGCGCGAGGCCATGCTCTTGTGCGAGGCGGCGGGCTTCGGTGTCGTGCTGGTCGAGACCGTCGGCATCGGCCAGTCCGAGACCGCCGTTTGCGACATGACCGACTTCTTTCTCGCGCTGATGCTGCCGGGCGGCGGCGACGAGTTGCAGGGCATCAAGAAGGGCCTGGTCGAGCTCGCCGACATGATCGCCATCAACAAGGCCGACGGCGACAATCTCAAGCGTGCCAGGATCACGGCGGCCGACTACCGCGGCGCGCTTCATATTCTCAGCCCGCGGTCCGAGCATTGGCATCCGCCGGTCGAGACCTATTCGGCGCTCACCGGTGATGGCATCGCAGAAATCTGGCAGAAAATCTTGGATCATCGCAAGGCGATGAACGCATCCGGCGATTTCGCCGCGCGGCGGCGCGACCAGCAGGTGAAATGGATGTGGTCGATGCTGGAGCAGCGGATGCTGGCGCGGCTGCGCAGCGAGGCCTCGGTGCGGACCAAGGTGAAGAAGATCGAAGCTGAGGTCGCCGAGGGCCATCTCACGCCGGCACTCGCCGCCGAGCGTATCCTGGAGTTGCTGAAATGA
- a CDS encoding pyroglutamyl-peptidase I, translating to MSERLRILLTGFGPFPGAPYNPTKPLVTRLTQLRRPALDDVELSSHIFPVTYAAVDRQLPEVLAKQKPDALLMFGLAARTPYLRIETRARNAVTMLWPDAANTRSSKRGIAGHADAMNFGPHTARLLRAARLTGIDARPSRDAGAYLCNYLSWRAIERVRAGGPRLAAFIHIPLLARSGAVRRKGAPRITLEELVDAGEAMLMEMVGLARKTRNTQVS from the coding sequence ATGAGCGAAAGGCTTCGCATTCTCCTCACCGGCTTCGGGCCGTTTCCCGGAGCGCCCTATAATCCAACGAAGCCGCTAGTGACGAGGCTGACGCAATTGCGCCGGCCGGCGCTCGACGATGTCGAGCTCTCGAGCCACATTTTTCCGGTGACTTATGCGGCAGTCGACCGCCAATTGCCCGAGGTGCTTGCAAAGCAGAAGCCGGACGCGCTGTTGATGTTCGGCCTCGCTGCACGCACACCTTACCTGCGCATCGAGACCCGCGCGCGCAATGCCGTCACCATGCTCTGGCCCGATGCCGCCAACACCCGGTCGAGCAAACGTGGCATCGCAGGCCACGCGGACGCGATGAATTTCGGCCCGCACACGGCAAGACTGCTGCGCGCCGCACGCCTCACCGGCATCGATGCACGGCCCTCGCGCGATGCCGGCGCCTATCTCTGCAATTACTTGAGCTGGCGCGCGATCGAGCGCGTCAGGGCCGGCGGGCCGAGGCTCGCCGCGTTCATCCACATTCCGCTGCTCGCGCGCAGCGGCGCGGTACGCCGCAAGGGCGCGCCGCGCATCACGCTGGAGGAGCTTGTGGATGCGGGAGAAGCCATGCTGATGGAGATGGTGGGGCTGGCAAGGAAGACGCGGAACACGCAGGTTTCGTAG
- a CDS encoding TIGR03808 family TAT-translocated repetitive protein yields the protein MDLNRRHLIGASTAGIAGALAMPADAARAAPLTSLLGRDATQYGVRPGSSEDQTRALQRAIDESARAQMPLALPPGIYRTGLLRLPNGAQLIGVRGATKLLFTGGASAIQSDGSDAIGLTGISFDGGKFPLPTRRGLIHILGGRDVRITDCEVTGSGGSGIWLEQVSGDISGNILTSIALTAVVSFDAKGLSVCRNTITGTNDNGIEILRTAIGDDGTLVADNRIEDIKAGPGGSGQYGNAINAFRAGNVIVRGNRIKNCDYSAVRGNSASNIHISGNSVSDVREVALYSEFAFEAAVIANNTVDGAAVGVSVCNFNEGGRIAVVQGNIIRNLIPKRPIGTAPDDDAGVGIYIEADSSVTGNVIENAPSYGIVAGWGKYLRDVAITGNVIRKALAGVGVSVVPGAGTALVNNNMISETPRGAVVGLDHARAVTSDLSADGAQRFAQVVLGGNAVRK from the coding sequence ATGGACCTCAATCGCCGTCATCTCATCGGGGCTTCGACGGCCGGCATCGCCGGTGCCCTCGCCATGCCCGCCGACGCGGCGCGGGCGGCGCCGCTGACGTCCCTGCTCGGCCGCGACGCCACGCAATACGGCGTGCGGCCAGGGAGCAGCGAAGATCAGACCCGAGCCCTTCAACGCGCCATCGACGAGTCCGCGCGGGCGCAAATGCCGCTCGCCCTGCCGCCCGGCATCTACCGGACCGGCCTGCTGCGACTGCCGAACGGCGCACAACTCATTGGCGTCCGCGGCGCGACCAAGCTCCTCTTCACGGGCGGAGCGTCGGCAATTCAGAGCGACGGTTCCGATGCGATCGGGCTGACCGGCATCAGCTTTGACGGCGGCAAGTTTCCGCTGCCAACCCGGCGCGGCCTGATCCACATCCTGGGCGGACGCGACGTCCGCATCACCGATTGCGAGGTCACCGGTTCCGGCGGCAGCGGCATCTGGCTCGAACAGGTGTCGGGCGACATCTCCGGCAATATCCTCACAAGTATCGCGCTGACGGCGGTGGTCTCGTTCGACGCCAAGGGTCTCAGCGTGTGCCGCAACACCATCACCGGCACCAACGACAACGGCATCGAGATCCTGCGCACCGCCATCGGCGACGACGGCACGCTGGTCGCGGATAACCGCATCGAGGACATCAAGGCCGGCCCGGGCGGCTCCGGGCAGTACGGCAATGCCATCAACGCCTTCCGTGCCGGCAACGTGATCGTGCGCGGCAACCGGATCAAAAATTGCGACTATTCGGCCGTGCGCGGCAACTCCGCCTCGAACATCCACATATCAGGCAATAGCGTCAGCGACGTGCGCGAGGTTGCGCTTTACTCCGAGTTCGCGTTCGAGGCCGCGGTGATTGCCAACAACACCGTGGATGGCGCCGCCGTCGGCGTCTCCGTCTGCAATTTCAACGAGGGCGGCCGCATCGCCGTGGTCCAGGGCAACATCATCCGCAATCTGATCCCGAAGCGCCCGATCGGCACCGCGCCGGACGACGACGCCGGCGTCGGCATCTACATCGAGGCTGATTCATCGGTGACCGGCAACGTGATCGAGAATGCGCCGTCCTATGGCATCGTCGCCGGCTGGGGCAAATATCTGCGCGACGTCGCGATCACCGGCAACGTGATCCGCAAGGCCCTCGCGGGTGTCGGCGTCTCCGTGGTGCCGGGAGCCGGCACCGCGCTCGTCAACAACAACATGATCTCGGAGACCCCGCGCGGCGCCGTGGTCGGCCTCGATCACGCGCGCGCGGTGACCTCGGATCTGTCAGCGGACGGCGCGCAGCGGTTTGCGCAGGTGGTGCTCGGCGGGAATGCAGTGCGAAAGTAG
- a CDS encoding TIGR03809 family protein, with the protein MTHRQESNGASVRAVAVGRDVAARWCALAEQRLQHLSEMFETGRWRRYHSEIAFLENIQEAKRAVETWRALATGGDVAEAAASVTPAFGWSPATMPRVFPREQPAQTVQPKAVLIVPETAVPVRLDPKPDALAEIAETPIAPLATPAPLAAPAAMASFTAPAEMPPLRAPAAKAPFTAPAVRSPLASPATMAPLTAPVVRPPVAAPAAMAALLPQFTPPAAEIVAAPERVVEFTLSLDGLEAKYPLLRNAF; encoded by the coding sequence ATGACACATCGCCAAGAATCCAACGGCGCGTCTGTTCGCGCCGTAGCCGTTGGCCGCGACGTCGCGGCACGCTGGTGCGCTCTTGCCGAGCAGCGATTGCAGCATCTCTCCGAAATGTTCGAGACCGGGCGCTGGCGCCGTTATCATTCCGAAATCGCATTCCTCGAAAACATCCAGGAGGCCAAGCGTGCCGTCGAGACTTGGCGCGCGCTGGCGACCGGCGGAGACGTCGCCGAGGCGGCTGCGAGCGTGACGCCTGCATTCGGTTGGTCGCCGGCGACGATGCCCCGCGTGTTTCCGCGCGAGCAGCCGGCGCAGACCGTGCAGCCGAAGGCCGTCCTCATCGTCCCCGAGACCGCGGTGCCGGTCAGGCTCGATCCGAAGCCGGACGCTCTGGCCGAGATCGCCGAAACCCCGATTGCACCGCTCGCAACGCCCGCACCGCTTGCGGCGCCTGCCGCGATGGCCTCGTTCACCGCGCCTGCCGAGATGCCACCGCTGAGAGCCCCAGCAGCGAAGGCACCGTTCACCGCACCTGCCGTGAGGTCGCCGCTCGCCTCGCCCGCCACGATGGCGCCACTCACCGCGCCAGTCGTGAGGCCGCCGGTCGCCGCGCCTGCTGCAATGGCAGCGCTCCTGCCGCAGTTCACTCCGCCCGCGGCCGAGATCGTCGCAGCCCCCGAGCGCGTCGTCGAATTCACCCTCAGCCTCGACGGCCTGGAAGCCAAGTACCCGCTACTGCGGAACGCGTTCTAA